A single region of the Brachypodium distachyon strain Bd21 chromosome 3, Brachypodium_distachyon_v3.0, whole genome shotgun sequence genome encodes:
- the LOC100845084 gene encoding dehydration-responsive element-binding protein 1G, which produces MDLGALSSDYSSGTPSPVAADGDEGGGFSTYMTVSSAPPKRRAGRTKFKETRHPVLKGVRRRNPGRWVCEVREPHSKQRIWLGTFETAEMAARAHDVAALALRGRAATLNFADSPRRLRVPAMGASHDEIRRAAAEAAEAFMPAPDHQARSNAAVQEQLAGADAPSAAVQFLSDPYYEMGNGMDFGMQGYLDMAQGMLIDPPPMAAGSSAGGAGEGDHDGEVNLWSY; this is translated from the coding sequence ATGGACCTCGGTGCTCTCAGCAGCGACTACTCGTCAGGGACGCCGtctccggtggcggcggacggcgacgagggcggcggctTCTCGACGTACATGACTGTGTCTTCCGCCCCGCCGAAGCGGCGTGCGGGGCGGACCAAGTTCAAGGAGACGCGGCACCCGGTGCTCAAGGGCGTGCGCCGGAGGAACCCCGGGAGGTGGGTCTGCGAGGTGCGGGAGCCCCACAGCAAGCAGAGGATATGGCTCGGGACATTCGAGACCGCCGAGATGGCGGCGCGCGCCCACGACGTCGCCGCGCTGGCGCtccgcggccgcgccgccacgctcaACTTCGCCGACTCGCCCCGCAGGCTCCGTGTCCCCGCCATGGGCGCCAGCCACGACGAGATACGccgggccgcggcggaggcggccgaggCGTTCATGCCGGCGCCCGATCATCAAGCCCGGAGCAATGCGGCTGTCCAGGAGCAGCTGGCAGGTGCCGATGCACCAAGCGCCGCAGTGCAGTTCCTCAGTGACCCGTACTACGAGATGGGCAATGGGATGGACTTTGGGATGCAGGGATACTTGGACATGGCGCAAGGGATGCTCATTGACCCTCCTCCGATGGCGGCAGGTTCGTCGGCAGGAGGTGCCGGAGAGGGAGACCATGACGGCGAGGTCAACCTATGGAGCTACTGA